TGTCGAACAGCAGCGCGGCGGCGCGGCCGACGGTCCGGGCCCGTTCGACCAGCAGCGCGGTGGCCGCCGGGTCACCGGCCGCGGCCGCGTCGCCCAGGTCGGCGATGGACGGGCGGTCGACCACGCCCTCGCGGAACGCCCGCCCGGCCCAGGCGCGGTCCGAGACCGTGGCCTCCAGGCAGCCGCGCCGGCCGCACGGGCAGCGGATCGCCGGGTCGCCCAGCGCCAGGTGCGCGACCCCGCCGGCCGCGGACCGGGCGCCCCGGTGCGCGCTGCCGCCGGTGATGATCGCGGCGTCCACCACATTGCCGACGAACAGGTGCACCAGCGACTCCCGGTGGCCGGCCGCCCCGAACAGCTGCTCGGCCCGCGCCAGCGCCCGCGCGTGGCTGTCGACCAGCACCGGCAGGCCGGTCCGGGCGGCGAGCAGGTCGCGCACGGGCACGTCGCGCCAGCCGAGGGAGGTGTGCTCGACCAGCACGCCCGCGTCCGCGTCGACCCAGCCGCCCGCGGCGACGCCCAGGCCGAGCGGCACGTGGCCGGGCAGCTGCTCGGCGTGCAGCCGGACCAGGTGGTCGGCGGCGGTCGCGAGGACCTGGTCCGGGTCCCCCGGGTCCCGGTGCGGCACGCGGGCGCGGGCGCGGACCCGGCCGCGCGGGTCGAGCAGCGCCAGCGTGCAGTGCTCGTGCGCGATGTGGAGACCGGCCACGAAGTGGCTGCCGGTGTCGATGTCGACCAGGGTGTGGGGGCGGCCGACGCCCTGGTACGGCGCGGGTCCGGCGACCTCGGCGAGCAGGCCGAGGTCGGTGAGCGCCGCGCAGTTCCGGGTCACCGCGGCCGGGCTGAGCCCGGTCGACCGGGCGATGGTGCTGCGCCACGGCCCCCTGCCGCAACACCGCGCCCAGCACCACCGCGGCCGCCGAACCGCGCCGGTACCCGCCGGCGGACCCCCACGCGGCGCTCACGCGCCGACCGGGACGCGCCAGGACGTGAACCGGCGTTCCAGGGCGACCAGCAGCTGGTTGAACAGCACGCCGATGGCCGAGATCGTGATGATCCCCGCGTACATCCGGGGGATGGCGAAGTTGTACTGCGAGGCGTTGACCAGGTGGCCGAGCCCGGCCTTGGCGCCGACCATCTCGGCCGCGACCAGCACCAGGATCGACACCGCGCCCGCCAGCCGGATGCCGGTGAACACGGTCGGCGCCGACGCGGGCAGGATCACCTTCCGGAACAGCCGCGGCCCGGACAGGTCGACCGACCTGGCCAGCCGGAGCAGGGTCGGGTCGACGTCGCGCACCGCGCTGATCGTGTTCAGCAGGACCGGCCAGGCGCAGGCGTAACAGACGATCGCGATCTTCGACGTCTCGCCGATGCCGAGCAGCAGCACGAACACCGGCAGCAGGGCGAGCGCGGCGGTGTTGCGGAACACCTCCAGCAGCGGTCCGAGCAGCGCGGCGGCCCGCCGGTACCAGCCGATCAGCAGGCCGAGCGGCACGGCGACCAGCACCGCCAGGCCGAACCCGGTCAGCGAGCGGGTGAGGCTGGCCCGGGTGTCGTCCAGCAACCGGCCGCTGACGAGCAGGTCCCACCACGCGTCGAGCACGGTCGTGAACGGCGGCAGGAACGTGGCGTCGACCAGGCCGAGCCGGGGCGCGGTCTCCCACACCGCCACGAGCACCGCGATCGCCGCCACCTTGCCGGACGCGGTCAGCAGCGCGCCCGCGGCGCGGCGGGCGAGGGACGTGCGCGGCCGGACCGGGTCGGGCGCCGCCGCCGGTCGTGCCTCCAAGAGCGCGGTCATGCCACCGCCACCTCCTTCTCCTGTTGCTGGGCCCGGGACACCTCGTCGTGCAGCAGGTCCCAGATCCGGTGCCGGTGCCGGGCGAACTCGGCGCTGCCGCGCGGGTCGTCCTGCCCGGCGCGGTCGCCGAGCTCGATCGGCACCACCTCCTTGACGCGGCCTGGCCGCGAGGTCAGCACGGCCACCCGCTCGCCCAGGTAGACCGCCTCGTCGATGGAGTGCGTGATGAACACGACGGTCTTGCCGGTGCGCTGCCAGATGCGCAGCAGCTCGTCCTGGAGCGATTCGCGGGTCTGCGCGTCCAGGGCGGCGAACGGCTCGTCCATCAGCAGCACGGCCGGGTCGTAGGCGAGGCTGCGGGCGATCGCGACCCGCTGCCGCATCCCGCCGGACAGCTGGTGCGGGTGCCGGTCCTCGAACCCGCCGAGGCCGACCAGGTCGAGGAAGCCGCGGGCCCGGTCGGCCCGCTCCCGCCGGGGCGCCCCGGCCGCTTCGAGGCCGAACTCGACGTTGCCCTGCGCGGTGCGCCACGGCAGCAGCGCGTACTGCTGGAACACCACGCCCCGGTCCAGCCCCGGCCCGGTGATCGGGACGCCGTCCAGCAGCACCTCGCCCTCGCTGGGCCCGGTCAGCCCGCCGAGCAGGTCGAGCAGGGTGGACTTGCCGCAGCCGCTCGGCCCGACCAGGACCAGGAACTCGCCGCGCCGCACGTCGAGGTCGACGCCCCGCACGGCGGTGAACTCGGTGCGCCGCCGGGACGCGCGGTCCTCGACCGTGAACCGCTTGGTGACCGCGCGGAAGCTGATGTGGGTGCTCATCACGCCGCCAGTTCGTTGAACTCGTTGGTGTACAGGCCGGTGACGTCCACCTGGTCCCGGGTGACCTCGCCGCGGTCGGCGAGCCAGTCGACCCACAGGGTCAGCTCCCGGTCCAGGATGCGGCCGCCCCGCTCCGCGACGCCGTTGGACTTCCAGTACCGCAGCGCGGCCGGGTCCTCGTTGCGGCCGCGCCTGGCCAGGATGTCGACCTTGCGCGCCACCACCTCCTCGCGCGGCGTCGTGCGGCTCCACTCGATCGCCTTCGCCACGCCGCTGACGAACGTGCGCGCGGTGGTCGGGTTCTCCTCCAGGAACCTCTCGGTGAACACGTACGTGCCGGCGGTGAACGCGCCGAGCAGGTCGAAGTCGGAGAACAGCTTGCGCAGCCCGCCCTTCTCCAGGGCCTTGTCGCGCAGGATGCCGCCGAGGACGCCGACCTCGATCTGCCCCTGCCGCAGCGACTGCTCGGTGTTGACCGGCGGGATGGCGATCGGCTCCACCCTCCCGACGTCGTCCGGCGACAGGCCGCCGCGCTTGAGGTGGATGCCGAGCATGGCCTCGTGGTGCGCGCCGAGGGTGTTCATGCCGACCTTCTTGCCGATCAGGTCGCGGGCGGTCCTGATCGGGCTGTCCTCCGGCACGTAGAAGCCGCTGTAGGCGTGCTCGTCGGCGCCGTAGTAGCCGATCACCGACTTGATCGGCGCGCCCGCCGCCTTGAGCTTGACCACCGCGCCGTTGAACGCGCCGCCGAAGTCGACCTGGCCGGTGGCGGCGGACTGGATGTCCTGCGGGCCGCTGGTCGTGTTGCCGACCCACTCCAGCGTCACGTCGCCGAGGTGGCCGAGGTCGGCGGCCAGCTCGGGCAGCGTCACGTCGCCCGCCCAGCCCTGGTACCGCAGCGCCTTCGTCCCACCGCCGCTGCCGACGGCGGGCGAGCAGCCGACCGCGGCCGCGGACAGGCCGAGGAGCGTGAGGCCGAGGAAGTTCCGTCGCGTGCTGATCACCGTGGGTCCTTTGCTGGGGAGTGCGGGCAGGTCGGAACTCCGGGCGTTCGCCCGGGGTGCGCGGTGCGGGGTGTGCGGTGCGGGTTTCAGCGACCGGCGCGACAGGTGGCGGCGGCCTGGCGTCGGAGGTCGACGTGCCGGCGCGAGGTGAGGTAGCGGGCTTGGCTCACCCGGCAGAGCCTCACACCGGGGTCGGGGGCGGTCAACGCCGTCGCGGGGCGTCCCACATGATGGGGTCGGCGGGCCGCGGGGCTGGACAACCGGGGGTTATTTCACCGGCGCAAGGAACCCGCCGGCGGCGATCCCGGTGTCAACCGCGTCCGGGTGCTGGGACGACTTATTTTCCGGCCGCGCGATGTTGTGGCGGTCGCGTCCGACTGTCCACCGTGGAGTCGACCGCTTTTCCACGAGAGGACTTCGGCGATGACCGCACAGCTTTCCGGCACGATCACCTCCCACCGACTCGGCGCGGGCATCGGCGCGCGGGTCGACGGCGTCCGGCTGGGCGGCGACCTGCCCGACCACGCCGTCGCCGCGATCAGGGAGTCGCTGCTGGCGAACAAGGTGGTGTTCTTCCGCGGCCAGGAGCACCTGGACGACGCGGGTCAGCTCGCGTTCGCCCGACTGCTCGGCGAGCCGACGCTGGCGCACCCCACGGTCCGGGGCCGGGAGCACGCCAACGTGCTGCCGATCGACTCCGAGCACGGCAAGGCCAACAGCTGGCACACCGACGTCACGTTCGTCGACCGCGTGCCCGCGATCAGCGTCCTGCGCGCGGTGGAGCTCCCGCCCTACGGCGGCAGCACGGTGTGGGCGAACACCGCGCGCCTACGAGGACCTGCCGCCCGCGTTGAAGGCGTTGGTCGACCGGCTGTGGGCGGTGCACACCAACGTGTACGACTACGCCGGGCACGTCGACTCGACCCGCATCGGCGGCGTGGACGTGAAGGAGGAGGCGTACCGCGACGAGTTCCGGTCGCAGCGGTACGAGACCGAGCACCCGCTGGTGCGGGTGCACCCGGAGACCGGCGAGCGGGCGTTGCTGCTCGGCCACTTCGTCAAGCGGATCGTGGGCCTGACGAGCGGCGAGTCGCACGCGGTCTTCTCGCTGCTGCAGGACCGGGTGACCCGGCTGGAGAACACCGTGCGCTGGCAGTGGGCCGACGGCGACGTGGCGATCTGGGACAACCGGGCCACGCAGCACTACGGCGTCGCCGACTACGACGACGCGCGCCGCCGGCTGCACCGGATCACCATCGCGGGCGACGTCCCGGTCAGCGTGGACGGCGTCCCCAGCACCGCGATCACCGGGGACGCCGGGCACTTCTCGGCCCTCTGACGGGGAATTCCGCGAAACGCGGCCCAGGGGTGGTTCACTGGACGGCACACCCGGCCACCCGCCGCCGGTCGGGATTCCCCTTGGTCGATGCGGATCAGTTGGAGGAAGACCGTGCCCATCACCAGGTCGACCCGCGGCGCGCTGCCGGCGCTCGTCCTCGCGGCCGCGCTCGGCGCCGTGCTCGCACCCGCCGCGTCGGCGGCGCCGACCACCGACCTCACCATCACCGTCCACGACCCGCTCGGCTCGCAGGTGCGCCAGTACCGGCTCACCTGCGGGCCGGACGGCGGCGACCACCCGCGGCCGGAGGCGGCGTGCGCGGCGATCGCGGAGGAACCCGGTGCGATCAGGCCCGTGCCGCCGACCGCGAACTGCTTCGACCGCGTCTACGGTCCCGAGCGCGCGAAGGTGAGCGGCGTGCTGTTCGGCGTCGACGTCGCCTCCGCGTTCAGCCGCGTGAACTCCTGCGAGGAGGACCGCTGGCAGGCGTGGCTCCCGGTGTGGGGCTGACCGGCCCGGAGCGGTCCGCTCCGCGTTCGGGGTAGTGCGGCCGACGCACCCGACAAGTCCCGGAGGAGTTGCGCAACTCGTCGTGCGGGATCACGAAAGCACTTCCTTGGTGCGGCTCAAGGCGGTGTGCTTGTATTCGGTGCGAACGAGGCCGTCGGCGGAATGACGGCGACGCACGTGCCGTCAATCCGGGGAATCGGGTTATCGCCGTCCTTCGGCGCCGGGCGACTCGCGGGAGCACCATGACGACCGGCTCACCTCCTGCTGTCGAGCCCCCGGCCACCGGGTGGCGGGCCACCTGGTGGCGCTGGGTCGAGGAGGCGGTCCGGCCGCGGTTGCGGATCGTGCGGTTGTTGCCGTCCGGCGGGGTCGGCCTGGTCGCCTCCCTGGCCGTGCTCAACGTCGCGCTCGGACTGTTGCCGGTGGCGTTCGTGGTCGCGACGAGCGTGCTGGTCGGCGAGGTCCCGGCCGCGGTCGGCGGTGGTGTCGGCAGCCCGGCGTGGGACCGGCTGACGGTGATCTTCCTGCTCGCCGCCGCGGCGTTCCTGCTCGCCCAGGTCCTCACGCCGCTCGGCAACGCGCTGGGCCAGCAGTTGCGGCGGCGGGTGGACAGCGCGCTGCGGGACGAGGCGATGGCGCTGATGCTGCGCCCGGTCGGCATCGGGCCGCTGGAGGACCAGCGCACCCTGGACGAGCTGAGCGAGGCGGTGCGCGCCTTCGACCGCGAGTGGGGCACGCCCGGTCAGGCGTGCTTCGGCCTGCTGGGGCTGCTCGCCCGCTACACCCGGCTGCTGGCGCTGGTGGTGGTCATCGGACTGGCCGTCGCGTGGCCCGCGGGACTGGCGGTCGGCGTGGCGGTGCTGGCGTTCCGCTACGGGCAGCGCGGCGGCCTGCGGAAGTACTCGCGGGTGTGGCGGGACGTCGTGGGCAAGCAGCGCGAAGTCGGGTACCTGCACGAGCTGACGATGAGCGACGTGGCCGCCAAGGAGATCCGGGTCTACGGCCTGACCGGGTGGCTGGCGGACCGCTACGCGGCCGCGTGGGAGACCGTGCGCGA
This genomic window from Saccharothrix sp. HUAS TT1 contains:
- a CDS encoding ROK family protein — translated: MTRNCAALTDLGLLAEVAGPAPYQGVGRPHTLVDIDTGSHFVAGLHIAHEHCTLALLDPRGRVRARARVPHRDPGDPDQVLATAADHLVRLHAEQLPGHVPLGLGVAAGGWVDADAGVLVEHTSLGWRDVPVRDLLAARTGLPVLVDSHARALARAEQLFGAAGHRESLVHLFVGNVVDAAIITGGSAHRGARSAAGGVAHLALGDPAIRCPCGRRGCLEATVSDRAWAGRAFREGVVDRPSIADLGDAAAAGDPAATALLVERARTVGRAAALLFDIVSPDVVVVTELGVIRLPECAAALRAEVAATSRVCPSTSAVLTSSFGLDVLGVAAGAVQLDALYTDPLALRHPIRTGV
- a CDS encoding ABC transporter permease; the protein is MTALLEARPAAAPDPVRPRTSLARRAAGALLTASGKVAAIAVLVAVWETAPRLGLVDATFLPPFTTVLDAWWDLLVSGRLLDDTRASLTRSLTGFGLAVLVAVPLGLLIGWYRRAAALLGPLLEVFRNTAALALLPVFVLLLGIGETSKIAIVCYACAWPVLLNTISAVRDVDPTLLRLARSVDLSGPRLFRKVILPASAPTVFTGIRLAGAVSILVLVAAEMVGAKAGLGHLVNASQYNFAIPRMYAGIITISAIGVLFNQLLVALERRFTSWRVPVGA
- a CDS encoding ABC transporter ATP-binding protein, translating into MSTHISFRAVTKRFTVEDRASRRRTEFTAVRGVDLDVRRGEFLVLVGPSGCGKSTLLDLLGGLTGPSEGEVLLDGVPITGPGLDRGVVFQQYALLPWRTAQGNVEFGLEAAGAPRRERADRARGFLDLVGLGGFEDRHPHQLSGGMRQRVAIARSLAYDPAVLLMDEPFAALDAQTRESLQDELLRIWQRTGKTVVFITHSIDEAVYLGERVAVLTSRPGRVKEVVPIELGDRAGQDDPRGSAEFARHRHRIWDLLHDEVSRAQQQEKEVAVA
- a CDS encoding ABC transporter substrate-binding protein; amino-acid sequence: MISTRRNFLGLTLLGLSAAAVGCSPAVGSGGGTKALRYQGWAGDVTLPELAADLGHLGDVTLEWVGNTTSGPQDIQSAATGQVDFGGAFNGAVVKLKAAGAPIKSVIGYYGADEHAYSGFYVPEDSPIRTARDLIGKKVGMNTLGAHHEAMLGIHLKRGGLSPDDVGRVEPIAIPPVNTEQSLRQGQIEVGVLGGILRDKALEKGGLRKLFSDFDLLGAFTAGTYVFTERFLEENPTTARTFVSGVAKAIEWSRTTPREEVVARKVDILARRGRNEDPAALRYWKSNGVAERGGRILDRELTLWVDWLADRGEVTRDQVDVTGLYTNEFNELAA
- a CDS encoding putative leader peptide, which translates into the protein MGRPATALTAPDPGVRLCRVSQARYLTSRRHVDLRRQAAATCRAGR
- a CDS encoding SSI family serine proteinase inhibitor produces the protein MRISWRKTVPITRSTRGALPALVLAAALGAVLAPAASAAPTTDLTITVHDPLGSQVRQYRLTCGPDGGDHPRPEAACAAIAEEPGAIRPVPPTANCFDRVYGPERAKVSGVLFGVDVASAFSRVNSCEEDRWQAWLPVWG